A single window of Lutzomyia longipalpis isolate SR_M1_2022 chromosome 1, ASM2433408v1 DNA harbors:
- the LOC129786132 gene encoding uncharacterized protein LOC129786132, whose amino-acid sequence MMRLLWSIITTFFTFSTLWQGVICLRLVRLVVPAYKFRGESALLECQYELEGSRDIGSDDGYNYASNFESDDRETLYSVKWYKDNEEFYRFVPRANPPQHSYKVEGIRVDHKFSDSTRVMLRGITLKSTGDYRCEVSAEAPEFKSIQAEGRLDVIYLPKDGPHIKGEEDRQYQVGDTLKLNCTSGKSHPFSLLEWFINDEQVKGRNSLVNYPPYQHPHGLITTRLGLNLELEPRHFTDGAVHVKCVASLSPVLWRGGKESIVQKTRQQNLLNNREAMLLVRSRSSTVSSMSRHGGICLIFLHLLIQHG is encoded by the exons GGGTTATTTGCCTTCGTCTTGTACGATTGGTGGTACCAGCTTACAAATTCCGCGGAGAGTCAGCACTTCTAGAATGTCAGTACGAATTAGAAGGAAGTCGTGACATAGGCTCTGATGATGGTTACAATTACGCTAGTAATTTTGAAAGTGACGACCGTGAGACGTTATACTCTGTGAAATGGTACAAAGACAACGAGGAGTTTTATCGTTTTGTCCCTCGGGCAAATCCTCCTCAGCACAGCTATAAAGTTGAAGGAATACGAGTAGAT CATAAATTCTCAGACAGCACCAGAGTCATGCTCCGTGGCATAACCCTCAAATCAACTGGTGACTACCGCTGTGAG GTCTCCGCGGAGGCTCCGGAATTCAAATCGATCCAGGCCGAGGGACGATTAGATGTGATTT atCTTCCAAAAGATGGACCTCATATAAAGGGTGAGGAGGACCGTCAATATCAAGTGGGCGATACGCTGAAACTGAATTGCACTTCTGGGAAATCGCACCCGTTCTCACTCCTGGAGTGGTTTATCAATGATGAACAG GTGAAAGGTAGAAATTCTCTTGTCAATTATCCACCATATCAGCATCCACATGGTTTAATAACCACAAGATTGGGTCTAAATCTTGAGTTGGAGCCACGACATTTTACTGATGGGGCTGTACATGTTAAATGTGTAGCAAGTTTATCGCCG GTTCTTTGGCGCGGCGGAAAAGAGAGCATCGTGCAGAAAACGAGACAACAAAATTTACTGAACAATCGTGAAGCTATGTTGCTGG TGCGCAGTAGATCCTCAACAGTGTCAAGCATGTCACGGCATGGAGGAATTTGTTTGATATTCCTCCACCTCTTGATTCAACATGGTTAA